A segment of the Nitrospirota bacterium genome:
GCGGCCGCCGGCCGCAGGACATCACCATCCAGTGCACCGACTGTCACAACAGCGACTACTACAATGCGTATCGGACCGGAGCCTACTCGGCCACCGGCCCTGATACCTTTACCTCCAGGGATCAGGCCCAGGCCTCAGCGTTTCGGGGCCCCATCACCGAAAGCAACGCAGTGCGGCCGGGCGATGTAACAAACCCTGGCATCGCGCAGGACTACGATGGCGAGCGCAGCCAGCACCCGATTGGACCGCACGGGTCAAAGTACATCCGCATCCTGCGTGCGCCCTACAATACGGATGTTGCAGACCCAGCGAGGAATTTCCGGACGGACGGGTTCAATACGACGCTCTTCCCCGGCTTTCCCGGTCAGACGAGCCACTGGGACAACTTCTTGTTGTGCTTCCAGTGCCACGACCGACAGGCCTTCGACCCCACGCTCCCGACGGCCGATCCGCAGGACCCGCAGTGGACCAACTTCTTCGGAGTGCCGATCAGCCCCGCCGATGGCCCAGGCCGCATCGTCGGCAACCCACAGTTGAGTTGGGAGTCGAATCTTCATATGTACCATTTGCAGCGAACTGGCGCCCTGTGCCACGAGTGCCACTACAACGTCCACAGCAACGTGGAAGCCAAGAATACAATCTTCGGGGATGGAACCGGCTGCATCGGCGGCACGCCCCAGTGCCTGGCCGGTCTCCCCCCGGATGACGAAGACGGGGTGATCGATGGGATCAGCGATACGCACCTGATCAATTTCGCCCCTCCAGGTCCGAGTCTCTATTCGGGCGAAAGATCATGCGACGATTCCGGCATCTCCTCTGCGGAAGATGTGCCCTGCACGACTGCATATGCGCCGAATATCCTTCAGAACCCCAATCCCGGGGCCACCGGCGTGAACGATCCTACGGTGGCTAAACCGGACGTGTTCGAAGGGGTTGAGGGTGTCACCGCGGCGTTTCCCGTGTGGTACTACACCACGACCGTGTCAAACAACGAAGTTCCGGCCCAGCCGGCGTTCGGCGTCTTCCGATGCAACCTGCGCTGCCACGGCGTGGTCATGTCCACGTGCTACTACATGGGAAACGCGAATCGGAATTTGGACAAAGACATGAACGTGTTCGGAACCCTTCAAAGCGATACCTGGTGCGCGGGCGGGCAACAGCAGATTGCGCCGATTAGCGTGGGCTCGGCCCCGCGGGAAATCCAGAAGTTGCTGGCCGAGTTCGGGCGCAACCTGACGCCCGGGCGCCTCGCCGAGGAAACCCGACGCGCGGTGCAGGTGGCGACCCAGAAACCGGCACACCGTGGCCAACCGTGACGCCGCGCGTACTGATACGTGGATAGGGGGTGGGTGGCGGTGGCCGTGGCTGTTGCCGCCGCGGCGGCGGTGGCTCTGTCCATGGAACACGGGCCCGGCGAACCGCCTGAGGGGATGGTGCTGATTCCCGGGGGCACGTTCATGATGGGCAGCCGCGGCGACGAGGGCAAGGTCGGATTCGAGGTGGGCGTGGACGAGATGCCCCAACACCCGGTTCGTCTGCGCCCGTTCTTCCTGGATCGCTACGAGGTCACCAACGCGCAGTATCAGCGCTTCATCGAAGCCACTGGACGCCCGGTGCCGGCCGACGAGAAAGACCCCGAGTATTACACCTGGGTCGATGGGCAGCCTCCGGCCGGGCAAGAAGATTACCCGGTGTGTTACGTGGCGTGGGCCGACGCGGACGCCTACTGCAAGTGGGTAGGCAAGCGCTTGCCCACCGAAGCCGAGTGGGAACGCGCCGCGCGAGGCGACGACAACCGGATCTGGCCCTGGGGCAACTCGTTTGATCCGGCGCGGTGTAATGTCATGGAAAGCGGTCTGCGCTGGGCCACGCCGGTGGGCAGCTTCCCCGACGGC
Coding sequences within it:
- a CDS encoding SUMF1/EgtB/PvdO family nonheme iron enzyme, with the protein product MAVAVAVAAAAAVALSMEHGPGEPPEGMVLIPGGTFMMGSRGDEGKVGFEVGVDEMPQHPVRLRPFFLDRYEVTNAQYQRFIEATGRPVPADEKDPEYYTWVDGQPPAGQEDYPVCYVAWADADAYCKWVGKRLPTEAEWERAARGDDNRIWPWGNSFDPARCNVMESGLRWATPVGSFPDGASPFGVMDLCGNVAEWTASWYAPYPGSTLQRAAFGKQMRVARGGAWVLTAEPWSRSTNRNLAQPPGLKHRTVGFRCAK